From a single Pseudomonas cremoricolorata genomic region:
- the mreC gene encoding rod shape-determining protein MreC — translation MHLLVLVVLSVALMVVDARFAVLKPVRSQMGLVLMESYWITDLPQRLWQGVAGQFGSRTELIAENEKLKTEALLLQGRLQKLAALTEQNVRLRELLNSSALVNEKVEVAELIGVDPNPFTHRILINKGERDGVFLGQPVLDARGLMGQVVELMPYTSRVLLLTDSTHSIPVQINRNGLRAIASGTGNPERLELRHVADTADVKEGDLLVSSGMGERFPAGYPVATVNQVIHDSGQPFAIVRAIPTAALNRSRYMLLVFTDSRTPEQRATEAAMAQEEADRKGTSAAPAAPANATTPAAPANDQGTPSAPTNAAPSSSAPAQPSATPAQPAATPEQPRRP, via the coding sequence ATCCACCTGTTGGTTCTGGTCGTGCTCTCGGTCGCCTTGATGGTGGTCGATGCGCGCTTCGCCGTGCTCAAGCCGGTGCGCAGCCAGATGGGCCTGGTGTTGATGGAGTCGTACTGGATCACCGACCTGCCGCAGCGGCTCTGGCAGGGTGTGGCGGGGCAGTTCGGCAGCCGTACCGAGCTGATCGCCGAGAACGAGAAACTCAAGACCGAGGCGCTGCTGTTGCAGGGCCGGCTGCAAAAGTTGGCCGCCCTCACCGAGCAGAACGTGCGCCTGCGCGAACTGCTCAACTCCTCGGCACTGGTCAACGAGAAGGTCGAAGTCGCCGAACTGATCGGCGTCGATCCCAATCCGTTCACCCATCGCATCCTCATCAACAAGGGCGAGCGTGACGGTGTGTTCCTCGGCCAGCCGGTGCTCGATGCCCGCGGCCTGATGGGCCAGGTGGTCGAGCTGATGCCCTACACCTCGCGGGTGTTGCTGCTGACCGACTCCACCCACAGCATTCCGGTGCAGATCAACCGCAACGGCCTGCGCGCCATCGCCAGCGGCACGGGTAACCCCGAGCGCCTGGAGTTGCGCCATGTGGCCGACACCGCCGACGTCAAGGAAGGCGACCTGCTGGTCAGCTCGGGCATGGGCGAACGCTTCCCCGCAGGCTACCCGGTGGCAACGGTCAACCAGGTGATTCACGACAGCGGGCAACCTTTCGCCATCGTCCGCGCCATCCCCACCGCCGCCCTCAACCGCAGCCGCTACATGCTGCTGGTGTTCACCGACAGCCGCACCCCCGAACAACGCGCCACCGAGGCGGCCATGGCCCAGGAAGAGGCCGACCGCAAGGGCACCAGCGCAGCGCCCGCAGCGCCTGCCAACGCGACGACCCCGGCGGCACCAGCGAACGATCAAGGCACGCCCTCGGCACCCACCAACGCCGCGCCATCGTCGTCGGCCCCGGCGCAGCCTTCGGCGACCCCGGCGCAACCGGCAGCGACGCCGGAACAACCGCGGAGGCCATGA
- the mreB gene encoding rod shape-determining protein MreB: MFKKLRGMFSSDLSIDLGTANTLIYVRERGIVLNEPSVVAIRTHGNQKSVVAVGTDAKRMLGRTPGNIAAIRPMKDGVIADFSVCEKMLQYFINKVHENSFLQPSPRVLICVPCKSTQVERRAIRESALGAGAREVFLIEEPMAAAIGAGLPVEEARGSMVVDIGGGTTEIALISLNGVVYAESVRVGGDRFDEAIVTYVRRNYGSLIGESTAERIKQEIGTAYPGGETREVDVRGRNLAEGVPRAFTLNSNEVLEALQESLATIVQAVKSALEQSPPELASDIAERGLVLTGGGALLRDLDKLLAQETGLPVIVAEDPLTCVARGGGRALEMMDKHAMDLLSSE, encoded by the coding sequence ATGTTCAAGAAACTGCGTGGCATGTTTTCCAGCGATCTGTCGATCGACCTGGGGACGGCCAACACTCTAATCTACGTGCGTGAGCGCGGTATCGTACTGAATGAGCCCTCGGTTGTTGCCATCCGGACCCACGGCAACCAGAAAAGCGTCGTCGCTGTCGGTACCGATGCCAAGCGCATGTTGGGTCGTACCCCTGGCAACATCGCCGCCATTCGTCCGATGAAGGATGGCGTGATCGCCGATTTCAGCGTTTGTGAAAAGATGCTGCAGTACTTCATCAACAAGGTGCATGAGAACAGTTTCCTGCAGCCCAGCCCACGCGTGCTGATCTGCGTACCCTGCAAGTCGACCCAGGTCGAGCGCCGTGCCATCCGCGAGTCGGCCCTCGGCGCCGGTGCCCGTGAGGTGTTCCTCATCGAAGAACCCATGGCCGCAGCCATCGGTGCCGGCCTGCCGGTCGAGGAGGCGCGTGGCTCGATGGTCGTCGACATCGGCGGCGGCACCACCGAAATTGCCCTGATTTCCCTCAATGGCGTGGTCTACGCCGAATCCGTACGGGTCGGTGGCGACCGTTTCGACGAAGCCATCGTCACCTACGTGCGCCGCAACTACGGCAGCCTGATCGGCGAATCCACCGCCGAACGCATCAAGCAGGAAATCGGCACCGCCTACCCGGGTGGCGAAACCCGTGAAGTCGATGTCCGCGGCCGTAACCTGGCCGAAGGTGTACCGCGCGCTTTCACCCTCAATTCCAACGAAGTGCTCGAAGCGCTGCAGGAATCGCTGGCGACCATCGTTCAGGCGGTCAAGAGCGCGCTGGAGCAATCGCCGCCGGAGCTAGCCTCCGACATCGCCGAGCGCGGCCTGGTGCTGACCGGTGGTGGTGCACTGCTGCGTGACCTGGACAAACTGCTGGCCCAGGAAACCGGGCTGCCGGTGATCGTCGCCGAAGACCCGCTGACCTGCGTCGCTCGCGGCGGTGGCCGCGCTCTGGAGATGATGGACAAGCACGCCATGGACCTGCTCTCGAGCGAGTGA
- the gatC gene encoding Asp-tRNA(Asn)/Glu-tRNA(Gln) amidotransferase subunit GatC, with protein sequence MALQRCDVEKIAHLARLGLNEAELPHITDALNSILGLVDQMQAVDTDGIEPLAHPLEASQRLRADQVTERNQRDAYQAIAPATENGLYLVPKVIE encoded by the coding sequence ATGGCGCTTCAACGTTGCGACGTGGAAAAGATCGCTCATCTGGCCCGCCTGGGCCTGAATGAAGCCGAGCTGCCCCACATCACCGATGCCCTGAACAGCATTCTCGGCCTCGTCGACCAGATGCAAGCGGTCGACACCGACGGTATCGAGCCACTCGCCCACCCCCTGGAAGCCAGCCAGCGCCTGCGCGCCGACCAGGTCACCGAACGCAACCAGCGCGACGCCTACCAGGCCATCGCCCCTGCGACCGAAAACGGTCTGTATCTGGTTCCGAAAGTCATCGAGTAA
- the gatA gene encoding Asp-tRNA(Asn)/Glu-tRNA(Gln) amidotransferase subunit GatA: MHQLTLAEIARGLADKSFSAEELTTTLLARIKSLDPQLNSFITVTEDLAMQQARAADARRAAGESGALLGAPIAHKDLFCTQGVRTSCASKMLDNFTAPYDATVVAKLAAAGMVTLGKTNMDEFAMGSANESSHYGAVKNPWNLEHVPGGSSGGSAAAVAARLTPVATGTDTGGSIRQPAALTSLTGLKPTYGRVSRWGMIAYASSLDQGGPMARSAEDCALLLQGMAGFDANDSTSIDEPVPDYSASLEASLQGLRIGIPKEYFGAGLDPRIAEQVQASIQELQKLGAVIKEISLPNMQHAIAAYYVIAPAEASSNLSRFDGVRFGYRCDNPKDLTDLYKRSRGEGFGVEVQRRIMVGAYALSAGYYDAYYLKAQKIRRLIKNDFMAAFEDVDLILGPTTPNLAWKLGAKGNDPVAAYLEDVYTITANLAGLPGLSMPAGFVDGLPVGVQLLAPYFQEARLLNVAHRYQQVTDWHTRAPNGF; this comes from the coding sequence ATGCATCAATTGACCCTGGCCGAGATCGCTCGCGGACTCGCCGACAAGTCGTTTTCCGCCGAAGAACTGACCACCACCCTGCTGGCGCGGATCAAGTCCCTCGACCCGCAGCTCAACAGCTTCATCACCGTTACCGAAGACCTTGCGATGCAGCAGGCGCGGGCCGCCGACGCACGCCGCGCAGCCGGCGAGAGCGGCGCCCTGCTCGGCGCGCCGATCGCCCACAAGGACCTGTTCTGCACACAGGGCGTGCGCACCAGCTGCGCGTCGAAGATGCTCGACAACTTCACCGCGCCCTACGACGCCACCGTGGTCGCCAAGCTGGCCGCAGCCGGCATGGTCACCCTCGGCAAGACCAACATGGACGAGTTCGCCATGGGCTCGGCCAACGAGTCGAGCCACTACGGCGCGGTGAAGAACCCGTGGAATCTCGAGCACGTCCCTGGCGGCTCGTCGGGTGGCTCGGCGGCGGCTGTCGCTGCACGCCTGACCCCGGTTGCCACCGGCACCGACACCGGTGGCTCGATTCGCCAGCCGGCCGCGCTGACCAGCCTCACCGGGCTCAAGCCGACCTATGGCCGGGTCTCGCGCTGGGGCATGATCGCCTACGCCTCGAGCCTCGATCAGGGCGGCCCGATGGCCCGCAGCGCCGAAGACTGCGCCTTGCTACTGCAAGGTATGGCCGGCTTCGATGCCAACGACTCCACCTCCATCGACGAACCGGTGCCTGACTACAGCGCCAGCCTCGAGGCGTCGCTGCAGGGTCTGCGCATCGGCATTCCCAAGGAATACTTCGGCGCCGGCCTCGACCCGCGCATCGCCGAACAGGTCCAGGCCAGCATCCAGGAACTGCAAAAGCTCGGCGCGGTGATCAAGGAAATCAGCCTGCCGAACATGCAGCATGCCATCGCCGCGTACTACGTGATCGCCCCGGCCGAGGCCTCCTCGAACCTGTCGCGCTTCGACGGCGTGCGCTTCGGCTACCGCTGCGACAACCCCAAGGACCTCACCGACCTGTACAAGCGTTCGCGTGGCGAAGGCTTCGGCGTCGAGGTGCAGCGGCGCATCATGGTCGGCGCCTATGCGCTGTCGGCCGGCTACTACGATGCCTACTACCTCAAGGCGCAGAAGATCCGTCGGCTGATCAAGAACGACTTCATGGCGGCCTTCGAAGACGTCGACCTGATTCTCGGCCCGACCACGCCGAACCTGGCCTGGAAGCTCGGCGCCAAGGGCAACGACCCGGTCGCCGCCTACCTGGAAGACGTCTACACCATCACCGCCAACCTGGCGGGCCTGCCGGGCCTGTCGATGCCGGCCGGGTTCGTCGATGGCCTGCCGGTGGGCGTGCAACTGCTGGCGCCGTACTTCCAGGAAGCGCGCCTGCTCAACGTCGCCCACCGCTACCAGCAAGTGACCGACTGGCACACCCGTGCCCCCAACGGCTTCTGA
- the gatB gene encoding Asp-tRNA(Asn)/Glu-tRNA(Gln) amidotransferase subunit GatB, whose product MQWEVVIGLEIHTQLATQSKIFSGSATTFGSEPNTQASLVDLGMPGVLPVLNQEAVRMACMFGLAIDAEIGPRNVFARKNYFYPDLPKGYQISQMDLPIVGKGHLDIALEDGTLKRIGVTRAHLEEDAGKSLHEDFNGATGIDLNRAGTPLLEIVSEPDMRSAKEAVAYVKAIHALVRYLGICDGNMAEGSLRCDCNVSIRPKGQSEFGTRCEIKNVNSFRFIERAINSEIQRQIELIEDGGKVIQETRLYDPNKDETRSMRSKEEANDYRYFPDPDLLPVVIEPALLDSIRAALPELPTQKVERFQQQYGLSAYDANVLAASREQADYFEQVVKIGGDAKLAANWVMVELGSLLNKLGVEIDQAPVSAEQLGGMLLRIRDNTISGKIAKTVFEAMAAGEGDADAIIDCKGLKQVTDSGAIESMLDEMLAANAEQVEQYRAADEAKRGKMFGFFVGQAMKASKGKANPAQVNQLLKAKLEG is encoded by the coding sequence ATGCAATGGGAAGTTGTGATCGGGCTGGAGATTCATACCCAGCTCGCCACCCAGTCGAAGATTTTCTCCGGCAGCGCCACCACCTTCGGCTCCGAGCCGAACACCCAGGCCAGCCTGGTCGACCTGGGCATGCCCGGCGTGCTGCCGGTGCTCAACCAGGAAGCGGTACGCATGGCCTGCATGTTCGGCCTGGCGATCGACGCCGAGATCGGGCCGCGCAACGTCTTCGCGCGCAAGAACTACTTCTACCCCGACCTGCCCAAGGGCTACCAGATCAGCCAGATGGACCTGCCGATCGTCGGCAAGGGTCACCTGGACATCGCCCTGGAAGACGGCACCCTCAAGCGCATCGGCGTGACCCGCGCGCACCTTGAAGAAGACGCCGGCAAAAGCCTGCACGAAGACTTCAACGGCGCCACCGGCATCGACCTCAACCGCGCCGGCACGCCGCTGCTGGAGATTGTCTCGGAACCGGATATGCGCAGCGCCAAGGAGGCCGTGGCCTACGTCAAGGCCATCCATGCCCTGGTGCGCTACCTGGGCATCTGCGACGGCAACATGGCCGAAGGCTCTCTGCGCTGCGACTGCAACGTGTCGATCCGGCCCAAGGGCCAGAGCGAATTCGGCACCCGCTGCGAGATCAAGAACGTCAACTCGTTCCGCTTCATCGAACGCGCCATCAACAGCGAAATTCAGCGCCAGATCGAACTGATCGAAGATGGCGGCAAGGTCATCCAGGAAACCCGCCTGTACGACCCGAACAAGGACGAAACCCGCTCGATGCGCAGCAAGGAGGAAGCCAACGACTACCGTTACTTCCCCGATCCCGACCTGCTGCCAGTGGTCATCGAACCGGCACTGCTCGACAGCATCCGCGCCGCCCTGCCGGAATTGCCGACGCAGAAGGTCGAGCGCTTCCAGCAGCAGTACGGCCTGTCGGCCTACGACGCCAACGTGCTGGCCGCCAGCCGCGAACAGGCCGATTACTTCGAGCAGGTGGTGAAGATCGGCGGCGATGCCAAACTGGCCGCCAACTGGGTGATGGTCGAGCTGGGCAGTCTGCTCAACAAGCTGGGCGTGGAGATCGATCAGGCACCGGTCAGCGCCGAGCAGCTCGGCGGCATGCTGCTGCGCATCCGTGACAACACCATCAGCGGCAAGATCGCCAAGACCGTGTTCGAAGCCATGGCCGCCGGCGAAGGCGACGCCGATGCGATCATCGACTGCAAGGGCCTCAAGCAGGTCACCGACAGCGGCGCCATCGAGTCGATGCTCGACGAAATGCTGGCGGCCAATGCCGAGCAGGTCGAGCAGTACCGCGCCGCCGATGAGGCCAAGCGCGGCAAGATGTTCGGCTTCTTCGTCGGCCAGGCGATGAAAGCCTCCAAGGGCAAGGCGAACCCGGCACAGGTGAACCAGTTGCTCAAGGCCAAACTCGAAGGCTGA
- a CDS encoding septal ring lytic transglycosylase RlpA family protein, translating to MQFKRSLGTFALFSLLTGCASDAIDPRGYDQTGNASWYGARHHGKRTASGEPFNQNALTAAHRSLAFGSRVRVTNLANQRSVVVRINDRGPHSRGRLIDLSRAAAGKIGMLRSGTARVRVQGLSQ from the coding sequence ATGCAGTTCAAACGCTCCCTGGGCACCTTCGCCCTGTTTTCCCTGCTCACTGGCTGCGCCAGTGACGCCATCGATCCCCGCGGCTACGACCAGACCGGCAATGCCTCTTGGTACGGCGCACGCCATCACGGCAAGCGCACCGCCAGTGGCGAGCCCTTCAACCAGAACGCCCTGACCGCCGCACACCGCAGCCTGGCTTTCGGCAGCCGCGTGCGCGTCACCAACCTGGCCAACCAGCGCAGTGTGGTGGTGCGCATCAATGACCGCGGCCCGCACAGTCGCGGGCGGCTGATCGATCTGTCGCGCGCCGCGGCCGGAAAAATCGGCATGCTGCGTAGCGGAACCGCACGGGTGCGGGTACAAGGACTGAGCCAATGA
- a CDS encoding calcium/sodium antiporter, whose protein sequence is MLVIGAELLVRAALRLATRLHVRPLIIGLSLVAFGSTAPQLTVSLQAAYQGAPDVAVGSVIGSNIFNLLVVLGLTALIIPLRVSRQLVRLDLPLMIGASALVYLLASNAELGRIEGALLLLGLLGYLLMLWHQSRHYARTYQAPLIHHVGRARFWSGTLLQVALGFVLLSLAGHLLLEAAVEVATDLGLSERVIGLTVVAVCTSLPELAAAVVAALRGEREIAVGTVIGSNLFNLLAVLGLTALVTPQPLSISPNALAFDLPVMLGVAALSLPLFYSGYRITRAEGLVLLGLYLVYGLHIVAFTTGMPLAGQLERLMLFYVLPALAGILLYTTVRAWRRQQ, encoded by the coding sequence CTGCTGGTGATCGGTGCCGAGCTGCTGGTACGCGCCGCCTTGCGCCTGGCCACTCGACTGCACGTAAGGCCACTGATCATCGGTTTGAGCCTGGTGGCCTTCGGCAGTACCGCGCCACAACTGACCGTCAGCCTGCAAGCGGCCTACCAGGGCGCGCCCGATGTGGCCGTGGGTAGCGTGATCGGCAGCAACATCTTCAACCTGCTGGTGGTGCTGGGGCTCACCGCGCTGATCATCCCGCTGCGGGTGTCGCGGCAACTGGTACGCCTCGATTTACCCCTGATGATCGGCGCCAGCGCGCTGGTCTACCTGCTGGCGAGCAACGCAGAGCTTGGCCGCATCGAAGGTGCGCTGCTACTGCTCGGCCTGCTGGGGTATCTGCTGATGCTGTGGCACCAGTCACGGCACTACGCCCGCACCTATCAAGCCCCCCTCATTCACCACGTGGGGCGTGCACGGTTCTGGTCCGGCACGCTGTTGCAGGTGGCGCTGGGTTTCGTGCTGCTGAGCCTGGCCGGGCATCTGCTGCTGGAAGCTGCGGTGGAAGTGGCGACCGACCTGGGTTTGTCGGAGCGGGTCATCGGCCTGACCGTGGTTGCAGTGTGCACCTCGTTGCCCGAACTGGCCGCCGCGGTGGTCGCCGCGTTACGCGGCGAACGGGAGATCGCCGTCGGCACGGTGATCGGCAGCAACCTGTTCAATCTGCTGGCGGTGCTGGGCCTGACGGCCCTGGTGACGCCGCAGCCGCTGTCGATCTCCCCCAACGCCCTGGCCTTCGACCTGCCGGTGATGCTCGGCGTCGCGGCATTGAGCCTGCCGCTGTTCTATTCCGGTTATCGCATCACCCGCGCGGAAGGACTGGTGTTGCTGGGCCTGTACCTGGTGTACGGCCTGCACATAGTGGCCTTCACCACCGGCATGCCGCTGGCCGGGCAGCTCGAGCGGCTGATGCTGTTCTATGTGCTGCCGGCGCTGGCCGGCATTCTGCTGTACACCACCGTGCGTGCCTGGCGGCGCCAGCAATGA
- a CDS encoding amino acid permease, with protein sequence MDTQHSPEPLKRGLKNRHIQLIALGGAIGTGLFLGIAQTIQLAGPSVLLGYAIAGLMAFFIMRQLGEMVVEEPVAGSFSHFAHNYWSEFAGFVSGWNYWVVYVLVGMAELTAVGIYIKYWWPDFPTWATAAIFFVVINAINLTQVKVYGEMEFWFSLIKVAAIVSMIGFGAWLLGTGNGGPDASIANLWQHGGFFPNGITGLVMALAVIMFSFGGLELVGITAAEADNPRLSIPKATNQVVYRILIFYIGALAVLLALYPWQKVVQGGSPFVMIFHELDSDVVATVLNVVVLTAALSVYNSCVYANSRMLFGLASQGDAPRQLLKLNRRGVPLAALGVSAVATGLCVVINYLMPGEAFGLLMALAVSALVINWASISITHLKFRKAKLAQGQTPFYRSWGHPFTNYLCLAFIVLIVVVMYLTPPIRISVALIPAWIAVLGVAFKLKKLRQAKA encoded by the coding sequence CCTCGGCATCGCCCAGACCATCCAGCTGGCCGGCCCCTCGGTGCTGCTCGGCTACGCGATCGCCGGTCTGATGGCGTTCTTCATCATGCGCCAGCTCGGCGAGATGGTGGTCGAGGAGCCGGTTGCCGGCAGCTTCAGCCACTTCGCGCACAACTACTGGAGCGAGTTCGCAGGCTTCGTCTCGGGCTGGAACTACTGGGTGGTGTATGTCCTGGTGGGCATGGCCGAGCTGACCGCGGTGGGGATCTACATCAAGTACTGGTGGCCGGACTTCCCCACCTGGGCCACGGCGGCGATCTTCTTCGTGGTGATCAACGCCATCAACCTGACCCAAGTGAAGGTGTATGGCGAGATGGAGTTCTGGTTCTCGCTGATCAAGGTGGCGGCCATCGTCAGCATGATCGGCTTCGGCGCCTGGCTGCTCGGCACCGGTAACGGCGGGCCGGATGCGAGCATCGCCAACCTGTGGCAACACGGCGGCTTCTTCCCCAATGGCATCACCGGCCTGGTCATGGCGCTGGCGGTGATCATGTTTTCCTTCGGCGGGCTGGAACTGGTTGGGATCACCGCTGCCGAGGCCGACAACCCACGGCTAAGCATTCCCAAGGCCACCAATCAGGTGGTCTACCGCATCCTGATCTTCTACATCGGCGCGCTGGCCGTGCTGCTGGCGCTGTACCCGTGGCAAAAGGTGGTGCAGGGCGGTAGTCCGTTCGTGATGATCTTCCATGAACTGGACAGCGACGTGGTGGCCACGGTGCTCAATGTGGTGGTGCTGACGGCGGCGCTGTCGGTCTACAACAGCTGTGTCTACGCCAACAGCCGCATGCTGTTCGGCCTGGCCAGCCAGGGCGATGCGCCGCGCCAGTTGCTCAAGCTCAATCGCCGTGGCGTGCCGTTGGCAGCGCTGGGGGTGTCGGCCGTGGCCACTGGGCTGTGCGTGGTGATCAACTACCTGATGCCAGGCGAGGCCTTCGGCCTGCTGATGGCCTTGGCGGTCTCGGCGCTGGTGATCAACTGGGCGAGCATCAGCATCACCCACCTGAAGTTCCGCAAGGCCAAGCTGGCCCAGGGGCAGACGCCGTTCTACCGCAGTTGGGGTCACCCGTTCACCAACTACCTGTGCCTGGCGTTCATCGTGCTGATCGTGGTGGTGATGTACCTAACCCCGCCGATTCGCATCTCGGTGGCGTTGATTCCGGCCTGGATCGCGGTGCTGGGTGTGGCCTTCAAGCTGAAGAAGCTGCGTCAGGCCAAGGCCTGA